Proteins from a single region of Streptomyces sp. TN58:
- a CDS encoding YqgE/AlgH family protein: MTEVSSLTGRLLVATPALADPNFDRAVVLLLDHDEQGSLGVVLNRPTPVGVGDVLLPWAPLAGAPGVVFQGGPVALDSALGLAVIPGEEGPIGWRRVHGAIGLVDLETPPELLASALGALRIFAGYSGWGPGQLEEEVGEGAWYVVESEPGDVSSPDPERLWRSVLRRQRSDLAMVATYPDDPSLN; this comes from the coding sequence ATGACCGAGGTGTCCTCCCTCACAGGGCGGCTGCTCGTGGCCACCCCAGCCCTCGCGGACCCGAACTTCGACCGCGCGGTGGTGCTGCTGCTCGACCACGACGAGCAGGGCTCCCTCGGCGTGGTCCTCAACCGGCCGACCCCGGTGGGCGTCGGCGACGTCCTGCTGCCCTGGGCCCCGCTCGCCGGAGCCCCCGGCGTGGTGTTCCAGGGCGGGCCGGTGGCGCTGGACTCCGCTCTCGGCCTGGCCGTCATCCCGGGCGAGGAGGGGCCGATCGGCTGGCGCCGCGTGCACGGGGCGATCGGGCTGGTCGACCTGGAGACGCCGCCGGAGCTGCTGGCCTCCGCCCTGGGGGCCCTGCGCATCTTCGCCGGCTACTCCGGCTGGGGCCCGGGCCAGCTGGAGGAGGAGGTGGGCGAGGGCGCCTGGTACGTGGTGGAGTCGGAGCCCGGGGACGTGTCCTCGCCGGACCCGGAGCGGCTGTGGCGGTCGGTGCTGCGCCGCCAGCGCAGCGATCTCGCGATGGTCGCCACCTATCCGGACGACCCGTCGCTCAACTGA
- a CDS encoding HU family DNA-binding protein, with protein MNRSELVAALSERAEVTRKDADAVLAALAETVGEIVAKGDEKVTIPGFLTFERTHRAARTARNPQTGDPIQIPAGYSVKVSAGSKLKEAAKGK; from the coding sequence ATGAACCGCAGTGAGCTGGTGGCCGCTCTGTCCGAGCGCGCCGAGGTGACCCGCAAGGACGCCGACGCCGTTCTGGCCGCGCTCGCCGAGACCGTCGGCGAGATTGTCGCCAAGGGCGACGAGAAGGTCACCATCCCCGGCTTCCTGACCTTCGAGCGCACCCACCGTGCCGCTCGCACCGCGCGCAACCCGCAGACCGGCGACCCCATCCAGATCCCGGCCGGCTACAGCGTGAAGGTCTCCGCGGGCTCCAAGCTCAAGGAAGCCGCCAAGGGCAAGTAG
- a CDS encoding NAD-dependent malic enzyme, with protein sequence MATAPSVSYSMTVRLEVPASGTAVSQLTTAVESSGGSVTGLDVTASGHEKLRIDVTIAATSTAHADEIVEKLRGIEGVSLGKVSDRTFLMHLGGKIEMSSKHPIRNRDDLSMIYTPGVARVCTAIAENPEDARRLTIKRNSVAVVTDGSAVLGLGNIGPMAALPVMEGKAALFKRFAGIDAWPICLDTQDTDKIVEIVRAIAPGFAGINLEDISAPRCFEIEARLREALDIPVFHDDQHGTAIVVLAALTNALRVVGKAVEDVKVVMSGAGAAGTAILKLLLAAGVKNAVSADIHGVVHAGRPDLVDAAADSPLRWIADNTNPEGYTGTLKEAVVGADVFIGVSAPNVLSGEDVAAMAEGAIVFALANPDPEVDPAVARQTAAVVATGRSDFPNQINNVLVFPGVFRGLLDAQSRTVDTSMMLAAATALADVVGQDELNANYIIPSVFNDKVAGAVAGAVRKAASAVQNGSVTGLTAP encoded by the coding sequence ATGGCAACGGCGCCCAGCGTCTCGTATTCGATGACGGTCCGCCTGGAAGTGCCCGCGAGCGGAACCGCGGTCTCCCAGCTCACCACCGCCGTGGAGTCCTCCGGCGGCTCGGTCACCGGTCTCGACGTGACCGCGTCCGGCCACGAGAAGCTGCGGATCGACGTCACCATCGCCGCGACCTCCACCGCGCACGCGGACGAGATCGTGGAGAAGCTGCGCGGCATCGAGGGCGTCAGCCTCGGCAAGGTCTCCGACCGTACGTTCCTGATGCACCTCGGCGGCAAGATCGAGATGTCGTCCAAGCACCCCATCCGCAACCGCGACGACCTCTCGATGATCTACACCCCGGGCGTCGCCCGCGTGTGCACCGCCATCGCCGAGAACCCCGAGGACGCGCGCCGCCTGACCATCAAGCGCAACTCCGTCGCAGTCGTGACGGACGGCTCCGCCGTGCTGGGCCTGGGCAACATCGGCCCGATGGCCGCGCTGCCCGTCATGGAGGGCAAGGCGGCCCTCTTCAAGCGCTTCGCCGGCATCGACGCCTGGCCGATCTGCCTGGACACCCAGGACACCGACAAGATCGTCGAGATCGTCCGCGCCATCGCCCCGGGCTTCGCCGGCATCAACCTGGAGGACATCTCCGCGCCGCGCTGCTTCGAGATCGAGGCCCGGCTGCGCGAGGCCCTCGACATCCCCGTCTTCCACGACGACCAGCACGGCACCGCGATCGTCGTGCTCGCGGCCCTCACCAACGCACTGCGTGTGGTGGGCAAGGCGGTTGAAGACGTCAAGGTCGTCATGTCGGGCGCCGGCGCGGCCGGCACCGCCATCCTCAAGCTGCTCCTCGCGGCGGGCGTGAAGAACGCCGTCAGCGCCGACATCCACGGCGTCGTGCACGCCGGCCGCCCGGACCTCGTCGACGCGGCCGCGGACTCCCCGCTGCGCTGGATCGCCGACAACACCAACCCCGAGGGCTACACCGGCACTCTGAAGGAGGCCGTGGTCGGCGCCGACGTCTTCATCGGCGTCTCGGCCCCGAACGTGCTGTCCGGCGAGGACGTCGCCGCCATGGCGGAAGGCGCCATCGTGTTCGCGCTCGCGAACCCGGACCCCGAGGTGGACCCGGCCGTGGCCCGCCAGACCGCCGCCGTGGTCGCCACCGGCCGCTCCGACTTCCCGAACCAGATCAACAACGTCCTGGTCTTCCCGGGCGTCTTCCGCGGCCTGCTGGACGCCCAGTCCCGCACGGTGGACACCAGCATGATGCTGGCCGCCGCGACCGCGCTGGCGGACGTCGTCGGCCAGGACGAGCTGAACGCGAACTACATCATCCCGTCGGTGTTCAACGACAAGGTCGCCGGCGCGGTCGCGGGCGCCGTCCGCAAGGCCGCCTCGGCCGTGCAGAACGGGTCTGTGACGGGCCTCACGGCTCCCTGA
- a CDS encoding DUF3039 domain-containing protein, with translation MSTLEPERGTGTGTLVEPTPQVSHGDGDHERFAHYVQKDKIMASALDGTPVVALCGKVWVPGRDPKKYPVCPMCKEIYESMGPGGDKDKGGKDK, from the coding sequence ATGAGCACTCTTGAGCCCGAGCGCGGGACTGGCACGGGGACCCTCGTAGAGCCGACGCCGCAGGTGTCGCACGGTGACGGCGACCACGAGCGCTTCGCCCACTACGTCCAGAAGGACAAGATCATGGCGAGCGCGCTCGACGGGACCCCCGTCGTCGCGCTCTGCGGCAAGGTCTGGGTACCGGGCCGGGACCCGAAGAAGTACCCGGTCTGCCCCATGTGCAAGGAGATCTACGAGTCCATGGGCCCCGGCGGGGACAAGGACAAGGGCGGCAAGGACAAGTAG
- the murA gene encoding UDP-N-acetylglucosamine 1-carboxyvinyltransferase, whose translation MTGISDDVLLVHGGTPLEGEIRVRGAKNLVPKAMVAALLGSGPSRLRNVPDIRDVRVVRGLLQLHGVTVRPGEEPGELVLDPTHVESANVADIDAHAGSSRIPILFCGPLLHRLGHAFIPGLGGCDIGGRPIDFHFDVLRQFGATIEKREGGQYLEAPQRLRGCKIRLPYPSVGSTEQVLLTAVLAEGVTELSNAAVEPEIEDLICVLQKMGAIISMDTDRTIRITGVERLGGYNHKALPDRLEAASWASAALATGGNIYVRGAQQRSMMTFLNTYRKVGGAFEIDDDGIRFWHPGGPLNAIALETDVHPGFQTDWQQPLVVALTQASGLSIVHETVYESRLGFTSALNQMGAHIQLYRECLGGSACRFGQRNFLHSAVVSGPTKLQGADLVIPDLRGGFSYLIAALAAEGTSRVHGIDLINRGYENFMEKLVELGAKVELPGGDLV comes from the coding sequence ATGACCGGCATCAGTGACGATGTACTGCTTGTCCACGGCGGCACCCCGCTTGAGGGCGAGATCCGTGTCCGCGGTGCGAAGAACCTCGTGCCCAAGGCCATGGTCGCCGCTCTGCTCGGCAGCGGACCCAGCCGGCTGCGCAACGTTCCCGACATCCGCGACGTGCGCGTCGTGCGCGGCCTGCTCCAGCTGCACGGGGTGACGGTCCGTCCCGGCGAGGAGCCGGGCGAGCTCGTGCTCGATCCCACCCACGTCGAGAGCGCGAACGTCGCCGACATCGACGCCCACGCGGGCTCTTCGCGGATCCCGATCCTCTTCTGCGGTCCGCTGCTGCACCGCCTCGGCCACGCCTTCATCCCGGGCCTCGGCGGCTGCGACATCGGCGGCCGGCCGATCGACTTCCACTTCGACGTGCTCCGCCAGTTCGGCGCGACCATCGAGAAGCGCGAGGGCGGCCAGTACCTGGAGGCCCCACAGCGGCTGCGCGGCTGCAAGATCCGCCTGCCCTACCCGTCCGTCGGCTCGACCGAGCAGGTGCTGCTGACGGCCGTCCTGGCCGAGGGCGTCACCGAGCTCAGCAACGCCGCCGTGGAGCCGGAGATCGAGGACCTCATCTGCGTGCTGCAGAAGATGGGCGCCATCATCTCCATGGACACCGACCGCACCATCCGGATCACCGGTGTGGAGCGGCTCGGCGGCTACAACCACAAGGCGCTCCCGGACCGCCTGGAGGCCGCGTCCTGGGCTTCCGCGGCCCTCGCCACGGGCGGCAACATCTACGTGCGCGGCGCCCAGCAGCGCTCGATGATGACCTTCCTGAACACGTACCGGAAGGTCGGCGGCGCCTTCGAGATCGACGACGACGGCATCCGCTTCTGGCACCCGGGCGGCCCGCTCAACGCCATCGCGCTGGAGACGGACGTGCACCCCGGCTTCCAGACCGACTGGCAGCAGCCGCTGGTCGTGGCCCTGACGCAGGCCTCCGGCCTGTCGATCGTCCACGAGACCGTCTACGAGTCCCGGCTCGGCTTCACCTCGGCGCTCAACCAGATGGGTGCTCACATCCAGCTGTACCGCGAGTGCCTGGGCGGCTCGGCCTGCCGCTTCGGCCAGCGCAACTTCCTGCACTCGGCGGTCGTCTCCGGCCCGACCAAGCTGCAGGGCGCCGACCTGGTCATCCCCGACCTGCGCGGCGGGTTCTCGTACCTGATCGCGGCGCTGGCCGCGGAGGGCACCTCGCGGGTCCACGGCATCGACCTGATCAACCGCGGCTACGAGAACTTCATGGAGAAGCTCGTCGAGCTCGGTGCGAAGGTCGAGCTCCCGGGCGGCGACCTCGTCTAG